The Paracoccus sp. MA genome contains a region encoding:
- a CDS encoding Fe2+-dependent dioxygenase, with protein MLVTIPDLLTPEEVAYIRQVLEGTDWVDGRSTAGDQAAKVKKNLQVPVDSPVARELSGIVLRALGRSPVYSSAALPLHVLPPMFNRYDEGMTFGAHVDGSIRMVPGTGQRIRTDVSTTVFLTPPEDYDGGELVVHDTYGEHRVKLPAGHAVIYPATSLHSVTAVTRGSRWASFFWAQSMVKDDWRRHMLYDLDQSIMRIRAMLPDDDPAVTGLTAHYHNMIRLWSEI; from the coding sequence ATGCTCGTCACCATTCCGGACCTGCTGACGCCCGAAGAAGTCGCCTATATCCGGCAGGTGTTGGAGGGCACCGACTGGGTCGACGGCCGCAGCACCGCTGGCGACCAGGCGGCCAAGGTCAAGAAGAACCTGCAGGTGCCGGTGGACAGCCCGGTGGCGCGCGAGCTCAGCGGCATCGTCCTGCGGGCGCTGGGGCGCAGTCCGGTCTATTCCTCGGCCGCATTGCCCCTGCATGTGCTGCCGCCGATGTTCAACCGCTATGACGAGGGCATGACCTTCGGCGCCCACGTGGACGGCTCGATCCGCATGGTCCCCGGCACCGGCCAGCGCATCCGCACCGATGTCTCGACCACGGTTTTCCTGACCCCGCCCGAGGATTACGACGGCGGCGAACTGGTCGTGCACGACACCTATGGCGAGCATCGCGTCAAGCTGCCGGCGGGCCATGCCGTGATCTATCCCGCCACCTCGCTGCATTCGGTGACGGCTGTGACGCGCGGCTCGCGTTGGGCATCGTTCTTCTGGGCGCAATCGATGGTCAAGGACGACTGGCGGCGGCACATGCTCTATGACCTCGACCAGTCGATCATGCGCATCCGCGCGATGCTGCCCGACGACGATCCGGCGGTGACCGGCCTCACGGCGCATTATCACAACATGATCCGCCTCTGGTCCGAGATTTGA
- the nrdE gene encoding class 1b ribonucleoside-diphosphate reductase subunit alpha, with amino-acid sequence MLDNGVKAELDYHALNAMLNLYDGEGRIRFEADRKAARQYFLQHVNQNTVFFHNLDEKLRYLVDEGYYEPEVLDQYSRNFQRAIWDAAYARKFRFPTFLGAFKYYTSYTLKTRDGQRYLERYEDRVVMVALTLARGDEALAMRFMEEMLSGRFQPATPTFLNAGKKSRGELISCFLLRLEDNMESIGRSINSALQLSKRGGGVALMLTNLREAGAPIKGIENQSSGVIPVMKLLEDSFSYANQLGARQGAGAVYLNAHHPDILRFLDTKRENADEKIRIKTLSLGVVIPDVTFELAKRNEDMYLFSPHDVERVYGLPFSEISVTEKYAEMVDDKRIRKKKINARAFFQTLAEIQFESGYPYIMFEDTVNRANPVAGRISMSNLCSEILQVNEASTFNEDLSYSHLGTDISCNLGSLNIAATMDGPDFGATVEAAIRALTAVSEMSAIDAVPSIRRGNDEAHAVGLGQMNLHGFLARERIHYGSPEGIEFTSVYFAAVAYHAIRASNLLAQEKGRTFKDFEKSKYADGSFFDKYVTRDWLPSLPEVARVFEGIALPTREDWAMLRESVMRHGLYNRNLQAVPPTGSISYINNSTSSIHPIVARIEIRKEGKIGRVYYPAAFMTNENLDYYRDAYEIGPEAIIDTYAAATEHVDQGLSLTLFFPAEATTRDINRAQIYAWKKGIKTIYYIRLRQTALEGTEVQGCVSCTL; translated from the coding sequence ATGCTTGACAATGGCGTAAAGGCCGAGCTGGACTATCACGCGCTGAACGCGATGCTGAACCTTTACGACGGCGAGGGCCGCATCCGCTTCGAGGCGGATCGCAAGGCCGCGCGGCAATATTTCCTGCAGCATGTCAACCAGAATACCGTGTTCTTCCACAATCTCGACGAGAAGCTGCGCTATCTCGTCGACGAAGGCTATTACGAGCCCGAGGTGCTGGACCAGTATTCGCGCAATTTCCAGCGCGCGATCTGGGATGCTGCCTATGCGCGGAAGTTCCGCTTCCCGACCTTCCTCGGCGCCTTCAAGTATTACACCAGCTATACGCTGAAGACCCGCGACGGCCAGCGTTACCTGGAACGCTACGAGGACCGGGTGGTCATGGTCGCCCTGACGCTGGCGCGCGGCGACGAGGCGCTGGCCATGCGCTTCATGGAGGAGATGCTCTCGGGCCGCTTCCAGCCGGCGACGCCCACGTTCCTCAATGCCGGCAAGAAGTCCCGGGGCGAGCTGATCTCGTGCTTCCTGCTGCGGCTGGAAGACAACATGGAGAGCATCGGCCGCTCGATCAACTCGGCCTTGCAGCTCTCGAAGCGCGGCGGCGGCGTGGCGCTGATGCTGACCAACCTGCGAGAGGCCGGCGCACCGATCAAGGGGATCGAGAACCAGTCCTCGGGCGTCATCCCGGTGATGAAACTGCTGGAGGACAGCTTCAGCTATGCCAACCAGCTGGGCGCGCGGCAGGGCGCGGGCGCGGTCTATCTGAACGCGCATCACCCCGACATCCTGCGCTTTCTGGACACCAAGCGCGAGAATGCCGACGAGAAGATCCGCATCAAGACGCTGTCCCTGGGCGTGGTGATCCCCGACGTGACCTTCGAGCTCGCCAAGCGCAACGAGGACATGTATCTGTTCTCGCCCCATGACGTGGAGCGGGTCTACGGCCTGCCCTTCTCGGAGATTTCCGTCACCGAGAAATATGCCGAGATGGTCGACGACAAGCGCATCAGGAAGAAGAAGATCAATGCCCGCGCCTTCTTCCAGACCCTGGCCGAGATCCAGTTCGAGAGCGGCTATCCCTATATCATGTTCGAGGACACGGTGAACCGCGCCAACCCGGTCGCCGGCCGCATCAGCATGTCGAACCTGTGCAGCGAGATCCTGCAGGTGAACGAGGCGAGCACGTTCAACGAAGATCTGAGCTATTCCCATTTGGGAACTGATATCTCATGCAATCTCGGATCACTGAACATCGCCGCGACCATGGACGGGCCGGATTTCGGCGCGACCGTCGAGGCGGCGATCCGGGCGCTGACCGCGGTGTCGGAGATGTCGGCTATCGACGCCGTGCCCTCGATCCGGCGCGGCAATGACGAGGCCCATGCCGTGGGCCTGGGCCAGATGAACCTGCACGGCTTCCTGGCGCGCGAGCGCATCCATTACGGCAGCCCCGAAGGGATCGAGTTCACCTCGGTCTATTTCGCCGCGGTGGCCTATCACGCCATCCGCGCCTCGAACCTGCTTGCCCAGGAAAAGGGCCGGACGTTCAAGGATTTCGAGAAGTCGAAATATGCCGACGGCTCGTTTTTCGACAAATATGTCACGCGCGACTGGCTGCCCTCGCTGCCCGAGGTCGCCCGGGTCTTCGAGGGCATCGCCCTGCCCACGCGCGAAGATTGGGCCATGCTGCGGGAATCGGTGATGCGGCACGGGCTTTACAACCGCAACCTGCAGGCGGTGCCGCCCACCGGCTCGATCAGCTACATCAACAACTCGACCAGTTCGATCCACCCGATCGTCGCCAGGATCGAGATCCGCAAGGAAGGCAAGATCGGCCGCGTCTACTATCCCGCGGCCTTCATGACCAACGAGAACCTGGACTATTACCGCGACGCCTACGAGATCGGTCCCGAGGCGATCATCGATACCTATGCGGCGGCGACCGAACATGTCGACCAGGGCCTGTCGCTGACGCTGTTCTTCCCGGCCGAGGCCACCACGCGCGACATCAACCGCGCCCAGATCTACGCTTGGAAGAAGGGCATCAAGACCATCTATTACATCCGGCTGCGCCAGACCGCGCTGGAAGGCACCGAGGTGCAGGGCTGCGTCTCCTGCACGCTTTGA
- the nrdI gene encoding class Ib ribonucleoside-diphosphate reductase assembly flavoprotein NrdI: MGGHRGELVYYSSGSGNTARFMARLGLPALRIPVSPCEILPEPGRPYVLICPTYADGEGRGAVPKQVIRFLNDPGRRALLRGVIGAGNRNFGATFALSARVISAKCDVPVLYRFELAGDDNDLSRVRAGLEKFWGTECLTMA; this comes from the coding sequence ATGGGCGGGCACCGGGGCGAACTGGTCTATTATTCCTCGGGCTCGGGGAACACGGCGCGCTTCATGGCGCGGCTGGGGCTGCCCGCGCTCCGCATCCCGGTCTCGCCGTGCGAGATCCTGCCCGAGCCCGGCCGGCCCTACGTGCTGATCTGCCCGACCTATGCCGATGGCGAGGGGCGGGGCGCGGTGCCGAAACAGGTCATCCGCTTCCTGAACGACCCCGGGCGCCGCGCGCTGCTGCGCGGCGTGATCGGCGCCGGCAACCGCAATTTCGGCGCCACCTTCGCCCTGTCGGCGAGGGTCATTTCTGCTAAATGCGACGTCCCCGTGCTCTATCGATTCGAGCTGGCGGGCGACGACAACGATCTTTCCCGCGTCCGGGCGGGGCTTGAGAAATTCTGGGGGACGGAATGCTTGACAATGGCGTAA
- the nrdF gene encoding class 1b ribonucleoside-diphosphate reductase subunit beta, with protein MKDHALRTPLRAINWNRLEDEKDLEVWNRLTVNFWLPEKVPLSNDVQSWATLRPEERELTIRVFTGLTLLDTIQNTVGAPAMMPDALTPHEEAVLSNIAFMEAVHARSYSSIFSTLCLTPEVDAAFRWAEENPHLQQKARLVLEEYKAGSDPLKRKIASVFLESFLFYSGFYLPMYWSSRAKLTNTADLIRLIIRDEAVHGYYIGYKYQRGLERLGEAERAALKDFAFALIFDLYDIEAKYTAELYDGIGLTEDVKAFLHYNANKALQNLGYEALFPPQACEVNPAIMAALSPDSENHDFFSGSGSSYVIGKAVATEDEDWNF; from the coding sequence ATGAAGGATCATGCCCTGCGCACGCCCTTGCGGGCGATCAACTGGAACCGGCTGGAGGACGAGAAGGACCTGGAGGTCTGGAACCGGCTGACCGTGAATTTCTGGCTGCCCGAGAAGGTGCCGCTGTCCAACGACGTACAGAGCTGGGCCACGCTGCGGCCAGAGGAGCGCGAACTGACCATCCGGGTGTTTACCGGGCTGACGCTTCTGGACACCATCCAGAACACCGTGGGCGCGCCTGCGATGATGCCCGATGCGCTGACCCCGCATGAAGAGGCGGTCTTGTCGAACATCGCCTTCATGGAGGCGGTGCATGCGCGCAGCTATTCCTCGATCTTCTCGACGCTGTGCCTGACGCCCGAGGTGGACGCCGCCTTCCGCTGGGCCGAGGAGAACCCGCATCTGCAGCAGAAGGCGCGGCTGGTGCTGGAGGAATACAAGGCCGGCTCGGACCCGCTGAAGCGCAAGATCGCCAGCGTGTTCCTGGAAAGCTTCCTGTTCTATTCCGGCTTCTACCTGCCGATGTACTGGTCGAGCCGCGCCAAGCTGACCAATACCGCCGACCTGATCCGGCTGATCATCCGCGACGAGGCGGTGCATGGCTATTACATCGGCTATAAATACCAGCGCGGACTGGAGCGGCTGGGCGAGGCCGAGCGCGCGGCGCTGAAGGATTTCGCCTTCGCGCTGATCTTCGATCTCTACGACATCGAGGCGAAATACACCGCCGAGCTTTACGACGGCATCGGGCTGACCGAGGACGTCAAGGCCTTCCTGCATTACAACGCCAACAAGGCCTTGCAGAACCTGGGCTACGAGGCGCTGTTCCCGCCGCAGGCCTGCGAGGTCAACCCGGCGATCATGGCCGCCCTGTCGCCGGACAGCGAGAACCACGATTTCTTCAGCGGCTCGGGGTCGAGCTATGTCATCGGCAAGGCGGTGGCGACCGAGGACGAGGACTGGAATTTCTAG
- a CDS encoding bile acid:sodium symporter family protein, producing the protein MQALKRIGIDTYMLLLIGMVLLGLVLPARGIAAEILRGATFWAVTLLFFLYGAKLDPASVRAGLLNLRLQGLTFAATYALFPALGILLAALFGGVLGPQLALGLLFLAVLPSTVQSSIAFTSIAGGNVPAAICAASLSNLVGVVLTPLLVTHLLHQEGGGASLDAIEKIAVQILLPFVAGQLLRRWIGGFVQRHRLLTMVVDRGSILLIVYSAFGAGTVAGIWSAIPVPGLVLCFLVTALLLALVMGGMVGAGRLFRLPPQDQAVLFFCGSTKSLASGLPIATAIFPAAAVGAIVLPVMIYHMTQLLVCSAIAQRLARNRP; encoded by the coding sequence ATGCAGGCACTGAAACGGATCGGCATCGACACCTACATGCTGCTGCTGATCGGCATGGTGCTGCTGGGGCTGGTCCTGCCCGCCCGCGGCATCGCGGCCGAGATCCTGCGCGGCGCCACCTTCTGGGCGGTGACGCTGCTGTTCTTTCTCTACGGCGCCAAGCTGGATCCGGCCTCGGTGCGGGCGGGGCTCTTGAACCTGCGGCTTCAAGGCCTGACCTTCGCCGCCACCTATGCGCTGTTTCCGGCCCTGGGCATTTTGCTGGCCGCGCTGTTCGGCGGCGTGCTGGGACCACAGCTGGCGCTGGGGCTGCTGTTTCTCGCCGTGCTGCCCTCGACGGTGCAAAGCTCGATCGCCTTCACCTCGATCGCGGGCGGCAACGTGCCGGCGGCGATCTGCGCGGCCTCGCTGTCGAACCTGGTGGGCGTGGTGCTGACGCCGCTGCTGGTCACGCATCTTCTGCATCAGGAGGGCGGCGGCGCCAGCCTCGACGCCATCGAGAAGATCGCCGTGCAGATCCTGCTGCCCTTCGTCGCCGGGCAATTGCTGCGGCGCTGGATCGGCGGCTTCGTCCAGCGCCACCGGCTGCTGACCATGGTGGTGGACCGGGGCTCGATCCTGCTGATCGTCTATTCCGCCTTCGGCGCCGGCACCGTCGCCGGCATCTGGTCGGCGATCCCGGTGCCGGGGCTGGTGCTGTGCTTCCTGGTCACCGCGCTGCTGCTGGCCTTGGTCATGGGGGGCATGGTCGGTGCCGGGCGGCTGTTCCGCCTGCCGCCCCAGGACCAGGCGGTGCTGTTCTTCTGCGGCTCGACCAAAAGCCTCGCCAGCGGGCTGCCCATCGCCACGGCCATCTTTCCGGCCGCGGCGGTGGGTGCGATCGTGCTGCCGGTGATGATCTATCACATGACGCAGCTGCTGGTCTGCTCGGCCATCGCGCAGCGGCTGGCGCGGAACCGACCCTAG
- a CDS encoding TonB-dependent siderophore receptor: MNKSHPKPPVTGGAAQLLPTLGLLPVLAISAGVAGPAQAQDTVTLDTVVIRRQQGNEAETSYKVTESTSDKATAPLLDTPRSVTVVTAREIEERGQTSVADVLRTTPGVTLGAGEGGVPQGVRPYIRGFEASQDLLIDGMRNASRTQYEAFNLESIEINKGPGGVYSGAGSTGGTISLNSKTPQPGAFDEVALSYGTGNYVRGTLDSNREFGALGLRLNLMGQRADDLGGRDGVESKRFGVAPSFSYRLTDDSKITAGLYYYKDEDTPDYGVPMSNATTPAEWRRGSGTRIDPFLPADVDPDTFYGLHARDFRDVESASGYLKFEHAFSDSLRLTTALRKARDTNTYVVTSPTSGSDGLVSRSSKASDRVNETVSFNAQLSGEVQAGGVEHSFAVGVDIANSRATTRRLTVVNPDPMPTSPYEHPDAGAPWGGSIERGGDTGYSTTKSRGIYALDTITFTPQWEATVGLRWDDYSVNSVTHATDENPRESHRNDSDFLNGMLGVVYKPAPNGSVYASVSSSSNPAGEGAGTGGSNASDDLDSLDPEHSVNYEIGTKWLVLNDQLQLSAALFRTEKDNARVTNSLGETENIGKTTAKGVELGFAGQITERWGIWGGYVYQDVKLKDGGWTTPRGGGDPYPNPGTGRQVVKIPRNSFSLWTTYDYSPELTLGGGVTYTGKRMASYSQNGDADAGLPSSWRTDLMAAYKLTEETALQFNVNNVFDRQIYTDSHSGQFANIEPGRNYVLTLKHAF; the protein is encoded by the coding sequence ATGAACAAGTCCCATCCGAAACCGCCGGTCACGGGGGGCGCAGCGCAATTGCTGCCGACCCTGGGCCTGCTGCCGGTGCTGGCCATCTCGGCCGGCGTGGCCGGCCCTGCACAGGCGCAGGACACCGTCACCCTGGACACGGTGGTCATCCGCCGCCAGCAGGGCAACGAGGCCGAGACAAGCTACAAGGTCACCGAAAGCACCTCGGACAAGGCCACCGCGCCGCTGCTCGACACCCCGCGCTCGGTCACCGTCGTCACTGCGCGCGAGATCGAGGAGCGCGGCCAGACCTCGGTCGCCGACGTGCTGCGCACCACGCCCGGCGTCACGCTGGGCGCGGGCGAGGGCGGCGTGCCGCAGGGCGTGCGCCCCTATATCCGCGGCTTCGAGGCCAGCCAGGACCTGCTGATCGACGGCATGCGCAACGCCTCGCGCACGCAATACGAGGCCTTCAACCTGGAATCGATCGAGATCAACAAGGGGCCGGGCGGCGTCTATTCCGGCGCCGGTTCGACCGGCGGCACCATCAGCCTGAACAGCAAGACCCCGCAGCCGGGCGCCTTTGACGAGGTGGCGCTGTCCTACGGAACCGGCAACTATGTCCGCGGCACGCTGGATTCGAACCGCGAATTCGGCGCCCTCGGCCTGCGCCTGAACCTGATGGGGCAGCGCGCCGACGATCTGGGCGGGCGCGACGGTGTCGAGTCCAAGCGGTTCGGCGTGGCGCCGAGCTTCAGCTATCGGCTGACCGATGACAGCAAGATCACCGCCGGGCTCTATTACTACAAGGACGAGGATACGCCCGATTATGGCGTGCCGATGTCGAATGCCACCACGCCTGCCGAATGGCGGCGCGGCTCGGGCACCCGCATCGACCCGTTCCTGCCGGCCGATGTCGATCCCGATACCTTCTATGGCCTGCATGCGCGCGATTTCCGCGACGTGGAATCCGCCTCGGGCTACCTGAAGTTCGAGCACGCATTCTCGGACAGCCTGCGGCTGACCACGGCGCTGCGCAAGGCGCGCGACACCAATACCTATGTCGTGACCTCGCCGACCTCGGGCAGCGACGGGCTGGTGTCGCGCAGCTCCAAGGCTTCGGACCGGGTGAACGAGACCGTGTCGTTCAACGCCCAGCTTTCGGGCGAAGTGCAGGCCGGGGGCGTCGAGCACAGCTTTGCGGTCGGCGTGGACATCGCCAATTCCCGCGCCACCACCCGCCGGCTGACGGTGGTCAACCCCGATCCGATGCCGACCTCGCCCTACGAGCATCCGGATGCCGGCGCACCCTGGGGCGGCAGCATCGAGCGCGGCGGCGATACGGGCTACAGCACCACCAAGTCGCGCGGCATCTACGCGCTGGACACCATCACGTTCACCCCGCAATGGGAGGCGACGGTGGGCCTGCGCTGGGACGATTACAGCGTCAACAGCGTCACCCACGCCACCGACGAGAATCCGCGCGAAAGCCATCGCAACGATTCCGACTTCCTGAACGGAATGCTGGGCGTGGTCTACAAGCCGGCGCCGAACGGCTCGGTCTACGCCTCGGTCAGCAGCTCTTCGAACCCGGCCGGGGAGGGCGCGGGCACCGGCGGCAGCAATGCCTCGGACGATCTGGACAGCCTCGATCCCGAGCACAGCGTGAATTACGAGATCGGCACGAAATGGCTGGTGCTGAACGACCAGCTTCAGCTGAGCGCGGCGCTGTTCAGGACCGAGAAGGACAATGCCCGCGTCACCAACTCGCTGGGCGAGACCGAGAATATCGGCAAGACCACCGCCAAGGGCGTCGAGCTGGGCTTTGCCGGCCAGATAACAGAGCGCTGGGGCATCTGGGGCGGCTATGTCTATCAGGACGTCAAGCTGAAGGACGGCGGCTGGACCACCCCGCGCGGCGGCGGCGATCCCTATCCGAACCCCGGCACCGGCCGGCAGGTCGTGAAGATCCCGCGCAACAGCTTCTCGCTGTGGACGACTTATGACTACAGTCCGGAACTGACGCTGGGCGGCGGCGTGACCTATACGGGCAAGCGCATGGCCAGCTATTCGCAGAACGGCGATGCCGATGCCGGGCTGCCGTCGAGCTGGCGCACCGACCTGATGGCCGCCTACAAGCTGACCGAAGAAACGGCGCTGCAATTCAATGTCAACAACGTCTTCGACCGCCAGATCTATACCGACTCGCATAGCGGGCAATTCGCCAATATCGAGCCGGGGCGGAACTACGTGCTGACGCTGAAGCACGCGTTCTGA
- a CDS encoding alpha-hydroxy acid oxidase, with product MTQAIPPDVVALEDYQRLAAAILPAPVRAYVDGAGADGLTAQANLAAWRGIRLQSRLLCDMRGAHTGLRLFGLDLPHPYLLAPVAFHGLAHAEAEHATALGAAAAGSLMVVSTQSGLSLEEIAARAQGPLWFQLYMQPEPADTLSLVRRAEAAGYRALVVTVDAPVNGLRNMETRAGFALPEGLRAVNLDGLRPPHIRSEPGRAATFLGLLDQAPRWEDIGWLKSQSRLPLLLKGVMSAHDAGRAVEAGVDGVIVSNHGGRALDTLPATAEALPVVVRELAGRIPVLCDGGIRRGTDALKALAFGAAAVLVGRPQIHALAVGGAAGVAHMLTILRAELEVAMALTGRRRLAEIDASVLWPADAGR from the coding sequence TTGACGCAGGCCATTCCGCCCGACGTGGTGGCGCTGGAGGATTATCAGCGCCTGGCCGCAGCCATCCTGCCCGCGCCGGTGCGGGCCTATGTCGATGGCGCCGGCGCGGACGGGCTGACGGCACAGGCCAACCTTGCCGCCTGGCGGGGGATCAGGCTGCAATCGCGCCTGCTTTGCGACATGCGGGGGGCGCATACCGGCCTGCGGCTTTTCGGCCTGGACCTGCCGCATCCCTACCTGCTGGCGCCGGTGGCCTTTCACGGCCTCGCCCATGCCGAGGCCGAACATGCGACCGCGCTTGGCGCCGCGGCGGCCGGCAGCCTGATGGTGGTCTCGACCCAATCCGGCCTCTCGCTCGAAGAGATCGCCGCCCGCGCGCAGGGGCCTTTGTGGTTCCAACTCTACATGCAGCCCGAGCCCGCAGACACGCTGTCGCTGGTCCGCCGGGCCGAAGCGGCGGGCTATCGCGCGCTGGTCGTGACCGTGGACGCGCCGGTGAACGGCCTCCGCAACATGGAGACCCGTGCCGGATTCGCCCTGCCCGAGGGACTGCGCGCCGTCAACCTGGACGGCTTGCGCCCGCCGCATATCCGCAGCGAGCCGGGGCGGGCTGCGACCTTCCTTGGCCTGCTGGACCAGGCGCCACGTTGGGAGGATATCGGCTGGCTGAAGTCGCAGTCCCGGCTGCCGCTGCTGCTGAAGGGCGTCATGTCGGCGCATGACGCCGGTCGCGCGGTCGAGGCCGGGGTGGATGGCGTGATCGTCTCGAACCATGGCGGCCGGGCGCTCGACACGCTGCCCGCAACGGCCGAGGCGCTGCCCGTCGTGGTTCGGGAGCTGGCGGGCCGCATCCCGGTGCTCTGCGATGGCGGCATCCGGCGCGGCACCGATGCGCTGAAAGCCCTGGCATTCGGGGCTGCGGCAGTGCTGGTCGGAAGGCCGCAGATCCACGCCCTGGCGGTAGGGGGCGCGGCCGGGGTGGCGCATATGCTGACCATTCTTCGTGCGGAACTCGAGGTCGCCATGGCGCTGACCGGGCGCCGCCGCCTGGCCGAGATCGATGCATCCGTGCTCTGGCCCGCAGATGCCGGTCGCTGA
- the nrdH gene encoding glutaredoxin-like protein NrdH, with translation MTITVYSKPACVQCTATTRALEARGLPYQLVDLTEDEAAMELVTSLGYRQAPVVVAGEAHWAGFRPDMIGRLS, from the coding sequence ATGACCATCACCGTTTATTCCAAGCCCGCCTGCGTGCAATGCACCGCCACGACCCGGGCGCTCGAGGCGCGCGGCCTGCCCTATCAGCTGGTCGACCTGACCGAGGATGAGGCGGCGATGGAACTGGTCACCTCGCTCGGCTATCGCCAGGCGCCCGTCGTCGTCGCCGGCGAGGCGCATTGGGCGGGTTTCCGGCCCGACATGATCGGCCGGCTGTCCTGA
- a CDS encoding IS110 family transposase, which translates to MDVHRSFAQVAILEDGSTTDVRIDLDHDAVVAFGQTLRPDDEVVLEATGNTAAIVRLLTPFVARVVIANPLQVKAIAHARVKTDKVDARILAQLHAAGFLPEVWAADDRTLNLRRLVSERAAAVRSIRRVKSRVQAVLHANLVAKYAGHLFGKGGRRWLASAPLPKAERDLLIRHLDELDWLEGKLAKLDQALAGIALDDSRMRKLMSIAGINVAVATAVIAAIGDISRFSAPDRLASYFGLTPRIRQSGDRGAIHGRISKQGNTIGRTMLIEAAWSAASMPGPLRAFFLRIKDRKGHNVAAVATARKIAALIWQLLTKEAPYRWARPAFVAMKMRKLELRAGAPRAHGPAGPGHDYWIKEIRHREMELVAQAEAAYARMAQTWRDKPPKPHKV; encoded by the coding sequence ATGGATGTTCATCGAAGCTTCGCGCAGGTTGCGATCCTTGAGGATGGAAGCACGACAGATGTCAGGATCGATCTTGATCATGACGCGGTGGTGGCTTTCGGACAGACCCTGCGTCCGGATGACGAGGTCGTTCTGGAGGCGACGGGCAATACTGCGGCCATCGTCAGGCTTCTGACTCCTTTTGTGGCGCGGGTCGTCATCGCAAACCCGCTGCAGGTGAAGGCCATCGCCCATGCGCGGGTCAAGACCGACAAGGTGGACGCCAGAATCCTGGCGCAGCTTCATGCCGCAGGCTTCCTGCCGGAGGTCTGGGCCGCAGATGACCGGACGCTGAATCTGCGGCGCCTCGTTTCCGAACGCGCAGCGGCGGTGAGATCGATCCGCCGGGTCAAGAGCCGGGTCCAGGCTGTCCTGCATGCGAACCTCGTCGCCAAATATGCCGGACACCTGTTCGGCAAAGGCGGCAGGCGATGGCTGGCCTCGGCACCGCTGCCGAAGGCAGAGCGCGATCTGCTGATCAGGCATCTGGATGAACTGGACTGGCTGGAAGGGAAGCTGGCGAAACTGGATCAGGCACTGGCGGGTATCGCGCTCGACGACAGCCGCATGCGCAAGTTGATGAGCATCGCCGGCATCAATGTTGCGGTCGCCACGGCGGTCATTGCCGCGATCGGCGACATCTCCCGCTTCTCCGCACCCGATCGCCTTGCAAGCTATTTCGGGCTGACACCCCGGATCCGGCAGTCCGGCGATCGCGGCGCCATCCATGGTCGGATCTCGAAGCAGGGGAATACGATCGGGCGCACCATGCTGATAGAGGCCGCTTGGTCGGCCGCTTCCATGCCGGGACCGCTGCGGGCCTTCTTTCTCCGGATCAAGGATCGCAAGGGGCACAACGTCGCCGCCGTCGCGACCGCGCGCAAGATTGCAGCGTTGATCTGGCAGCTGCTGACAAAGGAGGCCCCCTATCGATGGGCGCGACCGGCCTTCGTCGCGATGAAGATGCGGAAACTCGAGTTGCGCGCCGGTGCCCCACGGGCTCATGGACCAGCAGGTCCGGGCCACGACTATTGGATCAAGGAAATTCGTCACCGAGAGATGGAACTCGTCGCGCAGGCGGAAGCGGCCTATGCCCGCATGGCCCAAACGTGGAGAGACAAGCCACCAAAACCGCACAAGGTCTGA